In a genomic window of Temperatibacter marinus:
- a CDS encoding RluA family pseudouridine synthase gives MTDQITILIPSDLKGQRLDKVISDLVPDISRSRLKSLIKDGQVAFSNGRRVKSPSQKVHDGDKYILSVPEAEDPLPLAEDIPLDIVYEDADLIVVNKPAGMVVHPAPGSPKSTLVNALLHHCAGSLSGIGGVKRPGIVHRIDKETSGLLVMAKHDKAHNGLAKQFADHSIDRLYSAFCRGEPKELNARIEGNIGRHPGDRKKMAVVSELDGRWAATHFRALDYYMSGNKTVATHIECKLETGRTHQVRVHMNNIGHPLIGDPVYGNLGKFPSTTGQMVRSALMGFKRQALHARSLGFIHPISGAPLKFETELPSDMKDLIDALSSHGKVFPADSKPFDQS, from the coding sequence ATGACTGATCAAATTACAATACTCATCCCCAGTGACCTTAAAGGCCAGCGCTTGGACAAAGTGATTTCTGATCTTGTTCCAGACATTTCACGCTCTCGGCTTAAAAGTTTAATCAAGGATGGTCAAGTTGCTTTTTCAAATGGCCGCCGAGTAAAAAGTCCCTCTCAGAAGGTTCATGATGGGGACAAATATATCCTCTCGGTGCCAGAGGCGGAAGATCCCTTGCCCCTGGCGGAAGATATTCCCTTGGATATAGTCTATGAGGATGCTGATCTCATTGTCGTGAATAAACCCGCTGGCATGGTTGTTCATCCTGCTCCGGGTAGCCCTAAGTCAACATTGGTTAATGCCTTACTACACCACTGTGCCGGCAGTCTATCCGGCATTGGCGGTGTTAAACGGCCTGGCATCGTGCATCGTATCGATAAAGAAACTTCAGGCTTGCTTGTCATGGCCAAACACGACAAGGCTCATAATGGCCTTGCAAAACAATTTGCCGATCATTCCATCGATCGGCTATATTCTGCTTTTTGCCGCGGAGAGCCAAAAGAGCTCAATGCCCGTATAGAAGGTAACATCGGTCGCCATCCTGGCGATAGAAAGAAGATGGCTGTTGTCTCTGAGCTTGACGGGAGATGGGCAGCAACACATTTCAGAGCACTGGACTATTATATGAGCGGCAACAAAACAGTCGCAACTCACATAGAATGTAAACTTGAGACGGGCCGCACCCACCAAGTTCGTGTTCATATGAATAATATTGGACACCCTCTTATTGGAGACCCTGTTTATGGCAATCTGGGCAAATTCCCTTCAACGACAGGTCAAATGGTGCGCAGTGCTTTAATGGGGTTTAAACGACAGGCTTTGCATGCGCGTAGTCTCGGATTCATCCATCCAATTTCTGGCGCCCCCTTGAAATTTGAAACTGAACTCCCATCTGATATGAAAGACTTGATCGATGCCCTTTCAAGCCATGGAAAAGTATTTCCTGCTGACAGTAAGCCCTTTGATCAATCTTAA
- a CDS encoding NUDIX hydrolase: MTNSTERRPTAAVGVVVFRDKDVLLIQRGKEPNKGSWSIPGGRQEWGETVQDSARREIKEETNISLKDLTLLDALDLIERDINHQVTRHYTLIDFYAFAEDDSRPIPGDDAVNAEFVPLPEALERVKWEETKRIISLAAEKVGL, from the coding sequence ATGACTAATTCAACTGAACGTAGACCAACAGCTGCAGTGGGTGTTGTGGTCTTTCGAGATAAGGATGTCCTTTTAATTCAACGGGGAAAAGAACCGAACAAAGGGTCTTGGTCTATCCCTGGCGGGCGCCAAGAATGGGGGGAGACAGTTCAAGACAGCGCGAGGCGTGAAATCAAGGAAGAAACTAATATCTCACTAAAAGACCTGACACTTTTGGATGCTCTCGACCTCATCGAACGAGATATAAATCATCAGGTGACACGTCATTACACCTTGATAGATTTTTATGCCTTTGCTGAAGATGATAGCCGGCCCATACCAGGGGATGACGCTGTCAATGCAGAATTTGTTCCATTGCCTGAGGCACTAGAGCGTGTTAAGTGGGAAGAAACAAAACGTATCATATCACTCGCTGCGGAAAAAGTCGGATTATGA
- a CDS encoding ATP phosphoribosyltransferase regulatory subunit: protein MTQKDAYTDPHYAKQALLPEGLRDHLPPYAELEAETVHSVMGVFQSYGYERVSPPLVEFEDSLLIGPAAKNSDNMFRLMDPESRKVMALRSDMTTQIARIASTRLKEHPRPLRLAYSGNVLRVKGSQIRPTRQFCQAGFELIGDSGIQAQIEVIRVAIEGLTQVGLKDLSVDLTIAPFVPAVCADLGLDQVKTAYVRAALDARDVGALQELPTRERKVFEAILQSAGDAQEAVHTLKALAFEGESVMYVIELARLVEALALEFPSVALTVDPGESHGFDYKIGVGFALFSKSVHGELGRGGRYQTSFADGSHESAIGFSMYLDRVMNAIPVPEAKRKVYVPHSVSQDVAKNYRLEGWCVIQGLTDEDNSLIRAQEIAASLGCSHIHSNGECVAL, encoded by the coding sequence ATGACACAAAAAGACGCTTATACAGACCCGCACTATGCCAAGCAAGCTCTCTTACCTGAGGGGCTTCGTGATCATTTGCCGCCCTATGCGGAACTTGAAGCAGAGACAGTTCATTCTGTCATGGGTGTGTTTCAGTCTTATGGGTACGAGCGGGTTAGCCCGCCTCTGGTCGAGTTTGAGGACAGTCTATTAATAGGCCCAGCAGCAAAGAACTCTGATAATATGTTCCGGCTTATGGACCCTGAGAGCCGGAAAGTCATGGCGCTTCGATCTGACATGACGACCCAAATTGCACGGATTGCAAGCACAAGACTTAAGGAGCACCCCCGCCCCCTACGCTTGGCTTATTCGGGTAATGTCCTCCGCGTGAAGGGGAGCCAGATTCGACCCACACGCCAATTCTGCCAAGCCGGATTTGAACTGATCGGGGATAGTGGTATTCAAGCACAGATTGAGGTGATCCGCGTTGCCATAGAAGGTCTGACGCAAGTGGGCCTTAAAGATTTATCAGTGGATTTAACCATCGCTCCTTTTGTGCCGGCAGTCTGTGCTGATCTGGGACTAGATCAAGTAAAAACGGCCTATGTCAGAGCTGCCTTGGACGCAAGAGATGTCGGCGCCCTTCAAGAATTGCCGACCAGAGAGCGCAAGGTTTTTGAGGCTATATTACAGTCAGCAGGGGATGCTCAGGAAGCTGTTCATACTTTAAAAGCACTCGCCTTTGAGGGCGAATCTGTGATGTATGTCATTGAATTAGCACGGCTTGTTGAAGCACTCGCCCTTGAGTTTCCCTCTGTGGCCCTAACCGTCGATCCTGGGGAAAGTCATGGCTTTGATTATAAGATTGGCGTTGGATTTGCGCTCTTTTCAAAGTCTGTTCACGGGGAATTAGGTCGTGGCGGTCGCTATCAGACCAGTTTTGCTGACGGAAGCCACGAATCTGCTATAGGATTTTCGATGTATCTTGACAGGGTGATGAATGCGATCCCAGTGCCGGAAGCGAAAAGGAAAGTTTATGTCCCCCACTCAGTCAGTCAGGATGTTGCAAAGAACTACCGTCTAGAAGGCTGGTGTGTCATTCAGGGCTTGACAGATGAAGACAATTCTCTCATTAGAGCGCAAGAAATAGCTGCCAGTCTGGGATGTTCACATATCCATAGCAATGGCGAGTGTGTTGCGCTATAA
- a CDS encoding TonB-dependent receptor: protein MNSKKYNKNILLGSTAGFLLAGNVAQASESELLDFDGKDLEEIVVSSVYKNRKIGETVGNITILSRDELTRSIDSSLGETLRHLPGVTSTFYGPGSSRPIIRGLGGNRVMMLDSGMGAMDASSTSPDHGVAIDPATAERIEIIRGTSILAYGSSAAGGLVNVFDGRIPMRAAEGLSGSATLGYRSNSRGVEGSARLTGNLWESGDEALVFYVDASASDLGNFRIPGYAESEILHDAEGHDDHDDDHDDDHDDDHDDDHDEDRGEEMFGKVDNSSLTKKAGSFGLSYVTYKGFIGFNVKLLNTNYGLPIGHEHHEEDHGDDHGDDHGDDHDDDHVDDHDEHGEEDIRIDLDQIRFDMMGSLSLDSSWLTALDFRFAYADYEHIELEGDEIGTVFTNEAMKFRLSTTEKFSDTITGSSGLSYRTRDFEAIGAEAFIPAVEANQLGLFTVKEYSRGDWRFDIGARYEHSTYNISNSVTDTRFAAFANNDLSFDAFSISATAGYDVTEGLFTGLTLHRTERAPSLEELFSNGPHLATNSFELGNPNFDKEQATGGEFTLRFDDEAVYTQFNAFYTYYDGFIYENPLDREVDELPLFAYFQRDVTMKGMEWEVGYDLGEINGFDIHLHGQVDYVRFKREASVDNKNLPKIPPLSGSIGLEAKSDVWSFRVEADMAGDQNKVAEDELRTEGYTLVNAFVSYRPFEDRDISLNLKAMNLFDEEARQHTSVLKDVLPQPGRDIRLSLSVAF from the coding sequence ATGAATAGCAAAAAATACAATAAAAACATACTTTTAGGATCGACAGCGGGATTCCTTTTAGCGGGGAATGTTGCGCAAGCATCTGAAAGTGAACTCTTAGACTTTGACGGCAAGGACCTTGAAGAAATCGTTGTTTCTAGTGTCTATAAGAATCGAAAAATCGGTGAAACTGTAGGCAATATAACGATTTTATCACGGGACGAACTCACACGATCGATTGATTCGTCACTGGGCGAAACACTGAGACACCTTCCTGGCGTGACCTCAACATTCTATGGTCCGGGATCTTCTCGGCCGATTATTCGCGGACTTGGTGGTAATCGGGTGATGATGCTTGATAGTGGTATGGGCGCAATGGATGCATCGTCGACAAGCCCAGATCACGGTGTAGCGATTGATCCAGCGACAGCTGAGCGAATTGAAATAATCCGCGGCACTTCAATCCTTGCTTATGGAAGTTCTGCGGCGGGAGGCCTTGTGAATGTTTTTGATGGCCGTATTCCAATGCGTGCTGCTGAAGGCCTAAGCGGCTCAGCGACACTTGGATATCGATCAAATTCACGGGGTGTTGAAGGGTCCGCGCGCCTGACTGGTAATTTATGGGAATCAGGTGATGAGGCTCTTGTTTTTTACGTAGACGCCAGTGCAAGTGATTTAGGGAATTTCAGAATTCCTGGATATGCCGAATCTGAAATTCTACATGACGCAGAAGGCCATGATGACCACGACGATGACCACGACGATGATCACGACGATGATCACGATGATGACCATGATGAAGATCGCGGCGAAGAGATGTTTGGTAAGGTTGATAATTCTTCTCTCACTAAAAAAGCAGGCTCTTTTGGCCTTTCCTATGTGACGTATAAAGGATTTATTGGGTTCAATGTTAAGCTTCTGAATACGAATTACGGCTTGCCAATTGGCCACGAACATCACGAAGAGGATCACGGCGATGATCACGGGGATGATCACGGGGATGATCACGATGATGATCACGTGGATGACCACGACGAGCACGGTGAAGAAGACATCAGGATCGACCTTGATCAAATTCGTTTTGATATGATGGGCTCTCTAAGTCTAGACTCCTCTTGGCTTACCGCTTTAGATTTCCGCTTTGCCTACGCTGACTACGAGCATATTGAACTTGAAGGCGATGAAATTGGGACTGTCTTCACTAATGAAGCAATGAAGTTCCGCCTCTCAACAACCGAAAAATTTAGTGACACAATCACTGGGTCTTCAGGTCTCAGCTATAGAACCAGAGATTTCGAAGCTATTGGCGCAGAAGCCTTTATTCCAGCTGTTGAAGCAAATCAGCTCGGTTTGTTTACCGTAAAGGAATACTCTAGGGGTGATTGGCGCTTTGACATCGGTGCGCGGTATGAGCATTCAACATATAATATCTCTAATTCTGTGACGGATACACGCTTTGCAGCCTTTGCAAACAATGACCTTTCCTTCGATGCTTTTTCGATCTCGGCAACAGCAGGCTATGATGTTACTGAAGGACTTTTCACTGGGCTTACTCTCCACCGTACTGAGCGTGCCCCGTCTTTAGAAGAGCTCTTTTCAAATGGTCCTCACCTTGCAACGAATAGTTTTGAGCTTGGCAATCCAAACTTTGATAAAGAGCAAGCAACAGGCGGTGAATTTACGCTTCGTTTTGATGATGAAGCTGTCTACACCCAGTTTAATGCTTTTTATACATATTATGATGGGTTCATCTATGAAAACCCTCTAGACCGCGAAGTTGATGAACTTCCATTGTTTGCCTATTTCCAACGTGATGTAACAATGAAAGGCATGGAATGGGAGGTCGGATACGATCTTGGCGAAATCAACGGCTTTGATATTCACCTTCATGGTCAAGTCGATTATGTGCGATTCAAACGTGAAGCATCAGTAGACAATAAGAATTTGCCTAAAATTCCGCCGCTCTCTGGGTCTATTGGATTGGAAGCCAAGTCCGATGTTTGGTCATTCCGAGTTGAAGCAGATATGGCTGGCGACCAAAATAAAGTGGCTGAAGATGAATTACGCACTGAAGGCTATACACTAGTGAATGCTTTCGTGAGCTACCGTCCATTTGAGGATAGGGATATTTCGCTTAATCTAAAAGCGATGAACCTATTTGATGAAGAGGCGAGACAGCATACAAGCGTTCTTAAAGATGTCTTACCTCAGCCTGGCCGTGACATTCGCCTCAGCCTGTCAGTAGCATTTTAG
- the rpoH gene encoding RNA polymerase sigma factor RpoH, with the protein MSTTPSNLPTLSPEGSLNQYLQEIRKFPMLEADQEYMLAKSWVDHGDRESAHKLVTSHLRLVAKLAMGYRGYGLNVSDLIAEGNVGMMQAVKKFDPEKGFRLSTYAMWWIKAAIQEYILRSWSLVKIGTTAAQKKLFFNLRRLKGKIKALDSGDMQPDHVSKIATELNVSEDEVVDMNRRMSTGDQSLNAPMRVDGEGEWLDWLVDDNPTQETVYAEEEELDSRRKMLLEAMGDLNDREKHILTERRLSEDPSTLEQLSQEYGISRERVRQIEVRAFEKVQKSIHAMAS; encoded by the coding sequence ATGAGTACGACACCATCAAATTTACCCACCCTTTCGCCCGAAGGCAGCTTGAATCAGTATTTACAAGAAATTCGTAAATTCCCTATGCTAGAAGCAGATCAGGAATATATGCTAGCAAAAAGCTGGGTTGATCACGGAGACAGAGAAAGTGCACACAAGCTTGTGACCAGTCACCTAAGGCTTGTGGCAAAACTTGCCATGGGTTATCGGGGATATGGCTTAAACGTCTCAGATTTGATTGCTGAAGGCAACGTTGGCATGATGCAAGCTGTAAAAAAGTTTGATCCTGAAAAAGGCTTTCGACTTTCGACCTATGCCATGTGGTGGATTAAAGCGGCCATTCAGGAATATATCCTGCGTAGTTGGTCTCTTGTGAAAATAGGAACAACTGCTGCTCAGAAGAAATTATTCTTCAATCTACGACGCCTTAAGGGGAAAATTAAAGCCCTTGATAGCGGCGACATGCAGCCAGATCACGTCTCAAAAATTGCCACAGAACTTAATGTATCTGAAGATGAAGTTGTGGATATGAATCGCCGTATGTCTACCGGTGACCAATCCCTGAACGCCCCTATGCGAGTTGACGGAGAAGGGGAATGGCTTGACTGGTTGGTAGATGATAATCCAACCCAGGAAACTGTTTATGCTGAAGAAGAAGAGCTAGACTCACGGCGTAAAATGTTACTAGAAGCTATGGGGGACCTTAATGACCGCGAAAAACATATTCTGACAGAAAGACGCTTATCTGAGGACCCGAGCACCTTAGAACAATTGTCACAGGAATATGGCATCAGCCGAGAACGCGTTCGTCAGATTGAGGTGAGAGCCTTTGAAAAGGTTCAAAAATCTATCCATGCGATGGCATCTTAA
- a CDS encoding glycine zipper domain-containing protein, whose product MDKNPKHHKLIIVTAFSALLLSIFSAVASAQDRAYHPTLGPGFDHYPHFGKSYYYGDLEKLQHMQAERSRLYGKHKGKVWGTLLGAAAGMIVAGDGDDVKGAVIGGIAGGMTGYLLVDQVDDHSSILLLKAQPSRSFSMERANLLPQAKVDQWVLEYQKKKKQD is encoded by the coding sequence ATGGATAAGAACCCAAAACATCATAAACTTATTATTGTGACTGCTTTTTCAGCCCTTTTGCTGAGCATTTTTTCAGCAGTCGCTTCAGCACAAGATCGTGCCTACCATCCCACTTTAGGCCCTGGATTTGATCACTATCCCCACTTTGGGAAAAGTTATTATTATGGTGATTTAGAAAAGCTGCAGCATATGCAGGCTGAGCGAAGCCGTCTTTATGGAAAACATAAAGGAAAGGTTTGGGGAACATTATTAGGTGCAGCTGCAGGTATGATTGTCGCAGGTGACGGAGATGACGTTAAGGGAGCTGTCATTGGCGGCATAGCAGGTGGAATGACGGGATATCTTCTGGTAGATCAAGTCGATGATCATTCTAGTATTCTTCTTTTGAAAGCTCAGCCCTCTCGCTCTTTTTCAATGGAGCGCGCAAATCTCCTACCTCAAGCCAAAGTAGATCAATGGGTGCTTGAGTATCAGAAAAAGAAAAAGCAGGATTAG
- a CDS encoding SOS response-associated peptidase: MCGRFSLTATEEEIAEAFGVYAHSAIPERYNVAPTQPILSVRSTPRGKRELAALEWGLVPEWSKEGRKDRPLINARVETVEEKASFKSPLRRTRCLVPFNGWYEWKTVKGRKQPYYITPRNGAVHAFAGLWAVWHGQEGEHWLETTAFITAEAQGPLKAVHHRKPLVVSPESYQRWLKPEDPLPRNFWDSLTFLPETDFDMRPVSSRVNSARFDDSSCIDPPEEEMQGSLF; this comes from the coding sequence ATGTGTGGTCGATTTAGCTTAACGGCGACGGAAGAAGAAATCGCTGAAGCTTTTGGCGTATACGCACATTCTGCAATTCCTGAGCGCTATAATGTCGCCCCGACCCAGCCAATTTTGTCTGTACGTAGTACGCCTAGAGGCAAGAGAGAATTAGCAGCTCTTGAATGGGGGCTTGTGCCTGAATGGTCTAAGGAGGGCCGCAAAGACCGGCCACTGATTAATGCAAGGGTCGAGACCGTAGAAGAAAAAGCCTCCTTTAAAAGTCCCTTACGTCGAACACGCTGTCTTGTGCCATTTAATGGGTGGTATGAATGGAAAACTGTTAAGGGGCGCAAACAACCCTATTATATAACACCGCGAAACGGTGCTGTTCATGCCTTTGCGGGGCTTTGGGCAGTATGGCATGGTCAAGAGGGTGAGCACTGGCTAGAAACAACAGCCTTTATTACGGCAGAAGCCCAAGGCCCTCTCAAAGCAGTCCACCATCGTAAACCTCTTGTTGTTTCGCCTGAGAGTTATCAGCGTTGGCTTAAGCCAGAGGACCCGCTGCCGAGAAATTTTTGGGACTCTCTTACATTCTTGCCGGAAACGGACTTTGACATGCGGCCCGTCAGTAGTCGGGTCAATTCTGCGCGCTTTGACGATTCAAGTTGTATTGATCCACCAGAAGAAGAAATGCAAGGCAGTCTTTTTTGA
- a CDS encoding protein-L-isoaspartate O-methyltransferase family protein, producing MIEGFDPYKSMRQLMVEKQLRERGISRLEILDVMGKVQRHLFVPPEDASEAYSDVAIPIGCDQTLSRPYIVALMADVLSLSPLDRVLEIGCGSGYAATVLSYLCHDVLSIELETTLADLSRETLEANFPSQSIEVITGNALSMTSLGLFDAISVTASCPQLPNHLLQFLKPGGRMVIPIGDTSSSQLLTLIHKLNDGTIVTRDLCRVNFVPLKPIAA from the coding sequence ATGATTGAGGGGTTTGACCCATATAAAAGTATGCGCCAGTTGATGGTTGAAAAGCAGCTGCGGGAACGCGGAATTAGTCGCCTGGAAATTCTTGATGTGATGGGGAAAGTACAGCGGCATTTATTTGTCCCTCCAGAAGATGCCTCTGAAGCCTATTCTGATGTTGCCATCCCTATTGGGTGTGACCAAACTCTTTCACGGCCCTATATTGTTGCCTTAATGGCTGATGTTTTATCCTTATCGCCATTAGATCGTGTGTTGGAAATTGGATGTGGGAGTGGCTATGCTGCTACTGTCTTATCCTATCTCTGTCATGATGTTCTTTCCATAGAGCTTGAGACGACACTGGCTGATCTGTCCCGTGAGACCCTTGAAGCTAATTTCCCATCTCAGTCTATAGAGGTCATAACGGGGAATGCTCTGTCTATGACAAGCCTCGGTTTGTTTGATGCTATCAGTGTTACCGCTTCCTGTCCTCAGCTGCCAAATCACCTATTACAATTTCTAAAACCTGGCGGCCGAATGGTGATCCCAATCGGTGACACATCCTCTTCACAGCTTCTTACTCTCATTCATAAATTAAATGACGGCACGATCGTTACGCGTGATCTATGTCGAGTGAATTTTGTACCCTTAAAGCCGATTGCCGCTTGA
- a CDS encoding adenylosuccinate synthase — MGNVVVVGSQWGDEGKGKIVDWLSERADVVARFQGGHNAGHTLVIDGNVYKLSLLPSGIVRGGKLSVIGNGVVVDPWALLKEIDTLQGQGVEVSHDTLQVAANATLIMPYHGELDGLREDASEGVKIGTTRRGIGPAYEDKVGRRAIRACDLFSRETVKARLTVALEHHNAVRRGLGVDEINLTDLVDQVMEIAPKITPFVKNAWKSLDDAQKAGKRILFEGAQGTLLDIDHGTYPFVTSSNTIGGQAASGSGMGPNSLNYVLGITKAYTTRVGEGPFPTEQENEIGEFLGTKGHEFGVVTGRKRRCGWFDAVLVRQSVTIGGITGIALTKLDVLDGMKEIKICVGYKLNGEMLDHLPYGMEDQADVEAVYETMDGWSETTYGARSWKDLPAAAVKYVRRIEELIGAPVAMLSTSPEREDTILVRDPFQD; from the coding sequence ATGGGTAACGTAGTTGTTGTTGGTTCACAGTGGGGTGACGAGGGTAAAGGTAAAATCGTAGATTGGCTCTCTGAGCGCGCTGATGTTGTTGCGCGATTCCAAGGGGGACATAACGCAGGTCACACATTGGTTATTGATGGCAATGTTTATAAATTGTCTCTGCTGCCTTCTGGTATCGTGCGCGGGGGTAAGCTTTCGGTTATCGGGAACGGTGTTGTAGTGGATCCATGGGCTTTGCTAAAAGAGATCGACACACTGCAAGGTCAAGGTGTTGAAGTTAGCCACGACACTCTTCAAGTTGCAGCCAACGCGACTTTGATTATGCCATATCACGGTGAACTCGATGGTCTCCGTGAGGATGCTTCTGAAGGGGTGAAAATTGGCACAACCCGTAGAGGTATTGGGCCCGCTTATGAGGATAAGGTTGGGCGTCGTGCGATCCGTGCCTGTGATCTTTTCTCACGTGAGACAGTCAAAGCGCGCCTTACTGTTGCGCTAGAACATCATAATGCAGTGCGTCGTGGTTTAGGTGTTGATGAAATTAATCTTACAGATCTTGTTGATCAGGTTATGGAAATTGCTCCGAAAATCACCCCGTTTGTTAAGAACGCATGGAAGTCTCTTGACGATGCTCAAAAAGCTGGCAAGCGCATCCTCTTTGAAGGGGCACAGGGCACGCTTCTTGATATTGATCACGGCACCTATCCCTTCGTGACCAGTTCTAACACCATAGGCGGTCAGGCCGCATCCGGTTCTGGAATGGGTCCAAACAGTTTGAATTATGTTTTGGGGATTACGAAAGCCTATACCACCCGCGTCGGTGAAGGGCCTTTTCCAACAGAACAGGAAAATGAAATTGGGGAATTCTTAGGCACAAAAGGCCATGAATTTGGTGTAGTGACAGGGCGTAAACGTCGCTGTGGTTGGTTTGATGCTGTCCTTGTTCGCCAAAGTGTTACTATTGGCGGCATCACAGGCATCGCGTTAACAAAGCTTGATGTGCTTGATGGGATGAAAGAAATTAAAATTTGTGTTGGCTATAAGCTCAATGGTGAGATGTTGGATCATCTGCCCTATGGGATGGAAGATCAGGCAGATGTTGAGGCTGTCTATGAAACCATGGACGGGTGGTCTGAGACAACATACGGTGCCAGAAGCTGGAAAGATCTACCAGCGGCGGCAGTTAAATATGTCCGCCGAATTGAGGAATTGATTGGGGCTCCTGTGGCAATGCTTTCTACCAGCCCTGAACGTGAAGATACAATCTTGGTCAGGGATCCTTTTCAAGATTAA
- a CDS encoding long-chain fatty acid--CoA ligase, with protein MHGLMQQSELLVSKFIQFADINHGQREIVGMLPEGGQIRTNYSEVNFRAKKLAQALEKMGVSLGDCIGTLAWNSHRHMECWYGISGMGAVAHTINPRLFPEQLIYIMNHAEDKVLFLDIQFIPLIEAVKDHLKTVEKFVVMVGRKHMPETSLENVVCYEDLLAEEDGDYIWPEFDEKTACGLCYTSGTTGNPKGVLYSHRSNYLHTMATLSKDCFDMGSRDTILPVVPMFHANSWGIPYAAAAGGAKIVFNGPHHDPQTLHKLMIDEEVTHTAAVPSVWTPMLSHVESNGLDFGKLESVVIGGSACPRSMIKTFKEKYGIWVAHAWGMTELSPLGTLGTPNAATMELEGEDLIDLQCKQGRGVIGIEMTIMDDDGNELPRDGESAGRLMVRGPWVVKSYYKSESDDATEKDEWFDTGDMANIDKYGFMQITDRSKDVIKSGGEWISSIDLENEAIGHPAILEAGVIGRYHPKWEERPLMIVVLNEGAGITLEELNDYLADKVAKWWLPNGLEIVDDLPHTATGKISKKDLRETFKDYTFPE; from the coding sequence ATGCATGGGTTAATGCAGCAGTCAGAGCTTTTAGTTTCTAAATTTATTCAGTTCGCGGATATCAATCACGGTCAACGTGAGATTGTCGGGATGCTGCCTGAAGGTGGTCAGATCAGAACAAATTATTCTGAGGTGAATTTCCGTGCAAAAAAATTAGCTCAAGCCTTAGAAAAAATGGGCGTTTCACTAGGAGACTGTATCGGGACCCTAGCCTGGAACTCTCATCGTCATATGGAATGTTGGTATGGAATTTCAGGAATGGGAGCTGTCGCTCACACTATCAATCCGCGCCTTTTCCCTGAGCAACTTATCTATATTATGAACCATGCCGAAGATAAGGTTCTCTTTCTTGACATTCAGTTCATTCCGCTAATTGAGGCGGTAAAAGATCACTTAAAAACCGTAGAAAAATTTGTGGTTATGGTTGGCCGTAAGCATATGCCAGAAACATCCCTTGAGAATGTTGTTTGTTACGAAGATTTGTTAGCCGAGGAAGACGGTGATTACATCTGGCCTGAGTTTGATGAAAAAACCGCCTGTGGTCTTTGCTATACATCAGGGACGACAGGCAACCCAAAAGGGGTATTATATTCGCATAGATCTAATTATCTACATACGATGGCGACTCTATCGAAAGATTGTTTTGACATGGGCTCACGGGATACCATTCTTCCGGTTGTCCCCATGTTCCACGCCAACAGTTGGGGAATACCATATGCTGCGGCGGCTGGGGGCGCAAAGATTGTCTTTAATGGCCCGCATCATGACCCTCAGACACTCCATAAATTGATGATTGACGAAGAAGTCACACATACGGCTGCTGTCCCCTCGGTGTGGACCCCCATGCTATCTCATGTAGAGAGCAATGGACTAGATTTCGGAAAACTAGAAAGTGTTGTTATTGGTGGATCAGCTTGTCCACGCTCGATGATAAAGACGTTTAAAGAGAAATACGGCATTTGGGTTGCTCATGCTTGGGGAATGACTGAGCTGAGTCCTCTTGGAACTTTAGGAACTCCGAATGCAGCCACGATGGAGTTGGAAGGTGAAGACCTTATTGATCTCCAATGTAAGCAAGGCCGCGGTGTTATTGGCATTGAAATGACGATTATGGACGATGATGGTAATGAGTTGCCAAGAGACGGCGAAAGTGCTGGCCGCCTGATGGTACGTGGGCCATGGGTTGTGAAGTCTTATTATAAGAGCGAGTCAGATGATGCCACAGAGAAGGATGAATGGTTTGATACAGGCGATATGGCGAATATCGATAAATATGGTTTCATGCAAATTACAGATCGTTCTAAAGATGTTATTAAATCGGGAGGTGAATGGATCAGTTCCATTGACCTTGAAAATGAAGCCATTGGACATCCTGCAATTCTAGAGGCTGGGGTCATTGGACGCTATCATCCTAAATGGGAAGAAAGGCCTCTGATGATCGTTGTGCTAAATGAAGGCGCTGGTATTACCCTTGAGGAATTAAACGATTATTTGGCTGATAAAGTCGCTAAATGGTGGTTGCCTAATGGCTTGGAGATCGTCGATGATTTGCCACATACGGCCACAGGTAAAATTAGCAAGAAAGATTTAAGGGAAACCTTTAAAGATTACACTTTCCCAGAGTGA
- a CDS encoding DUF2842 domain-containing protein translates to MEDPYQTDARPSFRNLIGVFILIFGLMLYAFGAAAIGDWLEERKVWLWVQMAYYLFAGILWLFPARYLFKWLGKGRTPN, encoded by the coding sequence ATGGAAGATCCATACCAAACAGATGCACGGCCTAGTTTCCGAAATTTGATCGGGGTCTTCATTCTTATTTTTGGTCTAATGCTCTATGCTTTCGGCGCGGCAGCTATTGGTGACTGGCTTGAAGAAAGGAAGGTCTGGCTATGGGTGCAAATGGCCTATTATCTCTTTGCAGGCATTCTATGGCTCTTCCCTGCACGTTACCTGTTTAAATGGCTTGGAAAAGGCAGGACGCCCAACTAG